The following are from one region of the Stanieria sp. NIES-3757 genome:
- a CDS encoding NAD-dependent epimerase/dehydratase has protein sequence MKVLVTGSSGLIGSEAVTYYDANGHQVVGIDNNMRATFFGEKGDTTWNLNRLQKATQNFKHYSVDIRDRENLFDLFENNSFDLIIHCAAQPSHDKACQIPLLDFEVNALGTINLLEATRQFCPEAVFIHISTNKVYGDAPNELDLVEQEKRYDYANPEDFNGITEACRIDRCLHSLFGASKTAADVVAQEYGRYFGMKVGVFRGGCLTGPSHSGVELHGFLSYLVKVAVTGGTYKVFGYKGKQVRDNIHSYDVIQAFEAFRNNPRSGEVYNLGGGRNNSISILESFDLIEDLTGKKVNWVYVDQNRIGDHICYISDLSKLKTHFPEWDITKSITDIFQEIIISEQAKLKVTA, from the coding sequence ATGAAAGTTTTAGTAACTGGTTCTAGCGGTTTAATTGGTTCTGAAGCAGTCACATATTATGATGCTAACGGACATCAAGTAGTAGGCATTGATAATAATATGCGAGCTACATTTTTTGGAGAAAAAGGTGACACAACTTGGAATTTAAATCGCTTACAAAAAGCCACTCAAAATTTCAAACATTATAGTGTTGATATTCGCGATCGCGAGAACTTATTTGATTTATTTGAAAATAATTCCTTCGATCTAATTATTCATTGTGCTGCTCAACCTTCTCACGACAAAGCTTGCCAAATTCCTTTACTAGATTTTGAAGTTAACGCTTTAGGAACAATTAACTTACTCGAAGCAACCAGACAGTTTTGTCCCGAGGCAGTATTCATTCACATCAGTACTAACAAAGTATATGGTGATGCACCGAATGAGTTAGATTTAGTTGAGCAAGAAAAACGCTACGATTATGCCAATCCTGAAGACTTTAATGGTATTACCGAAGCTTGTCGCATAGATCGTTGCTTACATTCCCTCTTCGGTGCTTCTAAAACTGCTGCGGATGTAGTTGCTCAAGAATACGGTCGCTATTTTGGCATGAAGGTAGGAGTCTTTCGCGGTGGTTGTTTAACCGGGCCATCCCACTCTGGAGTTGAATTACACGGTTTTCTTTCTTATTTAGTGAAAGTAGCAGTTACAGGCGGTACTTACAAAGTCTTTGGTTACAAAGGTAAACAAGTGCGCGACAACATCCACAGTTATGATGTGATTCAAGCTTTTGAAGCTTTTCGCAACAATCCTCGATCAGGAGAAGTTTATAACTTAGGTGGTGGACGCAACAACAGTATTTCGATTTTAGAATCTTTCGATTTGATTGAAGATTTAACTGGGAAGAAAGTTAATTGGGTTTATGTCGATCAAAATCGCATTGGCGATCATATTTGTTATATCTCCGACTTGAGCAAGCTTAAGACTCATTTTCCTGAGTGGGATATTACCAAAAGTATTACAGACATTTTCCAAGAAATTATTATCTCCGAACAAGCAAAACTCAAAGTAACTGCTTAA
- a CDS encoding methyltransferase type 11 codes for MLKKIYDNYLIKKIYDNSSSDSWSTQLRKKRFALLNSLINSLEKDSVETLKILDVGGRPTFWRLQEGLETIVQNFKITIINLEQLSDQDFVCLQGDARDLNQFQQQEFDVVFSNSVIEHVGSEQDRLKMANEIKRVGKRYFIQTPNRYFPIEPHFVFPLFQFLPLRLQVWLISHFALGWYGKVEDLELAKQLCQEIQLLSKKELHKLFPEGIIYEEKILGLTKSFIVYHGW; via the coding sequence ATGCTGAAGAAAATCTATGACAATTATTTAATTAAAAAAATTTACGATAATTCTAGTTCCGATTCTTGGTCAACCCAACTAAGAAAAAAACGTTTTGCTTTGCTAAATTCTTTAATTAATTCCCTTGAAAAAGATTCTGTAGAAACGCTAAAAATTCTCGATGTTGGTGGAAGACCTACTTTTTGGCGACTGCAAGAAGGATTAGAAACAATTGTCCAAAATTTTAAAATTACTATTATTAATCTTGAGCAATTAAGCGATCAAGACTTTGTCTGCCTTCAAGGTGACGCTAGAGATTTAAATCAGTTTCAACAACAAGAATTTGATGTAGTTTTTTCTAATTCTGTAATTGAACACGTTGGTAGCGAACAAGATCGACTGAAAATGGCTAATGAAATTAAACGAGTTGGGAAAAGGTATTTTATTCAAACGCCTAATCGCTATTTTCCGATTGAACCACATTTTGTTTTTCCTTTATTTCAATTTTTACCACTAAGGTTACAAGTTTGGTTGATTAGTCATTTTGCTTTAGGCTGGTATGGCAAAGTAGAAGATTTAGAATTAGCCAAACAATTATGTCAGGAAATACAATTATTAAGCAAAAAAGAGCTACATAAACTATTTCCCGAAGGAATTATTTATGAAGAAAAAATATTAGGTTTAACTAAATCTTTTATTGTTTACCATGGCTGGTAA
- a CDS encoding glycosyl transferase, group 1, with translation MKVLLINHSDLAGGAARAAYRLHQGLQQLSVDSQMLVQQKLSDDRAVFAPTTRLATSIGNSRIAVDALPLKFYPQRHNLTYSLQWLPERTRAKIAQLAPDVINLHWIGEALLQVETIAKLARPIVWTLHDMWAFTGGCHYDHNCDRYKFSCGSCPQLGSNCDWDLSRWVWQRKAKAWKQLDLTIVVLSSWLRDCAASSSLFQNCRIELIPNGIDLEVYRPIDQKLARKLLRLPEDKQLILFGSLGATSDKRKGFHLLQPALQQLEQLGWQDVELAIFGASRPQKPPEFGFKTHYLGILKDDLSLTLAYCAADVFVLPSLQDNLPNTVLEAIACGTPAVGFQIGGMPDLIEHQQNGYLAKPYQIEDLAQGLIWILENESRRQKLSDRARQKAEQEFSLQLQAKRYLNLFQELTGAKKYSLQSS, from the coding sequence ATGAAAGTTCTACTGATTAATCATTCCGATCTCGCTGGTGGTGCTGCACGGGCAGCCTATCGCTTGCATCAGGGATTACAGCAACTAAGCGTTGATTCTCAAATGTTAGTACAACAAAAATTGAGTGACGATCGCGCTGTGTTTGCTCCTACTACTAGACTAGCAACAAGTATTGGTAACTCGAGAATTGCTGTTGATGCTTTGCCATTAAAGTTTTATCCCCAACGTCATAATCTTACTTATTCTTTACAGTGGCTACCAGAAAGGACTAGGGCTAAAATTGCTCAACTTGCTCCTGATGTTATTAATTTACATTGGATTGGAGAAGCTTTGCTGCAAGTTGAAACGATCGCTAAATTAGCTCGCCCAATCGTTTGGACACTGCACGATATGTGGGCATTCACAGGAGGCTGTCACTACGATCACAATTGCGATCGCTATAAATTTTCTTGTGGTAGTTGTCCTCAATTAGGTAGTAACTGCGACTGGGATCTTTCTCGTTGGGTTTGGCAGCGTAAAGCTAAAGCTTGGAAACAGCTAGACTTAACCATCGTCGTTTTAAGTTCTTGGTTACGAGATTGTGCAGCTTCTAGTAGCTTGTTTCAAAATTGTCGGATCGAACTCATTCCCAATGGGATCGATCTAGAAGTTTATCGACCAATTGACCAAAAACTAGCTAGAAAATTATTACGTTTACCTGAAGATAAGCAGTTAATTTTATTTGGTTCCCTTGGTGCTACCAGTGATAAAAGAAAAGGATTTCACCTACTCCAACCAGCACTACAACAATTAGAACAATTGGGTTGGCAAGATGTAGAACTAGCGATTTTTGGAGCTTCTCGACCGCAAAAGCCACCAGAATTCGGCTTTAAAACTCATTACCTCGGCATCCTTAAAGATGACTTGTCTTTAACTTTAGCTTATTGTGCAGCCGATGTTTTTGTCCTACCGTCACTTCAAGACAATCTACCCAATACCGTTTTAGAAGCGATCGCTTGTGGTACTCCTGCGGTAGGTTTTCAGATTGGTGGGATGCCAGATTTAATCGAACATCAACAAAACGGTTATTTAGCTAAACCTTATCAAATAGAAGATTTGGCTCAAGGTCTAATTTGGATACTAGAAAATGAATCAAGGAGGCAAAAATTAAGCGATCGCGCCCGTCAAAAAGCAGAGCAAGAATTTTCTTTACAACTGCAAGCAAAACGCTATCTCAATCTATTTCAAGAATTAACTGGGGCGAAAAAATATTCTTTACAATCCAGTTAA
- a CDS encoding polysaccharide biosynthesis protein, which translates to MLGKLKSLEDKLSPGLQKIILNIGWLFTERILYMVVSLLVGIYVVRYLGPEDFGKLSYSYSFFYLFVAIAKLGLNDIVVRDIVQQEKFTPKILGTAFVLKLFSSVISIILIASSIWLLNEDNQIRWMTIIIALGLIFDGFEVISFWFQSQVLSRPIATVQSVQIFLTAGARILFVFLKLPLISFAWVFFAEFLLKGLGSIWVYLRHRQSFKQWEFRWLTAVELLQDSIPMLLSAVMISIYMKIDQVMLQNLVGSREVGIYAAAVRFSEIWYFVPMAICASVFPSVLKAKARSRREYDLKTQQLYDVMAWISIAISLVMTIASQPLVDILLGKEYAEAGIILALHIWSGPFVFLSVARGRWLIAEKLTRFEFMATSLGVVANICLNFYLIPLYGGKGAAIATLISYAFACYLAGAFFPPLFKNTWMLTKALFIPFRIKQNLLYFKRIRQVFS; encoded by the coding sequence ATGCTAGGTAAACTTAAATCCTTGGAAGATAAGCTCAGTCCAGGATTGCAGAAAATTATTCTCAATATCGGCTGGCTGTTTACTGAGCGAATTTTGTACATGGTAGTTTCCCTGCTAGTGGGAATCTATGTAGTTAGATATTTAGGTCCTGAAGATTTTGGCAAACTTAGTTATAGTTACAGCTTTTTTTATCTATTTGTTGCTATTGCGAAATTAGGTTTAAACGATATTGTTGTCAGGGACATAGTTCAACAAGAAAAATTTACTCCAAAAATTTTAGGTACGGCTTTTGTCCTGAAATTATTCAGTAGCGTCATTAGTATTATTTTGATCGCCAGTTCGATTTGGCTCTTAAATGAGGATAACCAAATTCGTTGGATGACAATCATAATCGCTTTGGGTTTGATCTTTGATGGGTTTGAGGTCATTAGTTTTTGGTTTCAATCCCAAGTTTTATCCCGTCCCATCGCTACAGTTCAAAGTGTGCAAATTTTTCTGACTGCGGGAGCAAGAATTTTATTTGTTTTCTTAAAATTGCCCCTAATTAGTTTTGCTTGGGTGTTTTTTGCCGAATTTCTGCTCAAAGGACTAGGGTCGATTTGGGTTTACCTAAGACATCGGCAATCTTTTAAGCAATGGGAATTCCGTTGGTTAACTGCTGTGGAATTGCTTCAAGATTCAATTCCTATGCTGCTCTCAGCAGTCATGATTTCTATTTATATGAAGATCGACCAAGTGATGTTGCAGAATTTGGTAGGTAGTAGAGAAGTAGGAATCTATGCAGCAGCGGTAAGGTTTTCAGAAATTTGGTATTTTGTGCCGATGGCAATTTGTGCTTCGGTTTTTCCATCGGTGCTTAAAGCAAAAGCTAGAAGTAGGAGAGAATACGACCTCAAAACTCAACAACTTTACGATGTGATGGCGTGGATTTCGATCGCTATTTCTCTGGTAATGACGATCGCATCTCAACCACTGGTAGATATTTTATTGGGTAAAGAATATGCTGAAGCAGGAATTATCTTGGCTTTACATATTTGGTCAGGACCGTTTGTCTTTCTAAGTGTGGCTCGCGGTCGTTGGTTAATTGCTGAAAAGCTGACCAGATTTGAATTTATGGCGACTTCTTTGGGAGTGGTTGCCAATATTTGCTTGAATTTTTACTTGATTCCTTTATATGGAGGTAAAGGCGCAGCTATCGCAACTTTAATTTCTTATGCTTTTGCTTGTTATTTAGCAGGAGCATTTTTTCCACCCTTATTTAAAAATACTTGGATGTTAACTAAGGCTCTATTTATTCCGTTTCGGATTAAACAAAATTTGCTTTATTTCAAGAGAATTAGGCAAGTTTTTTCTTAA
- a CDS encoding capsular exopolysaccharide family protein encodes MESNLYIDEYLDFKKYWLVLKRRIVPASITCLGVMTLSLVTALSLEQVYQAEGQVMIKTNKSAKLTGLENDIGKIEVLTNESDPLTTEVEVVSSRPIIDRVIKELDLRNKQDELYRYKDLINKLEIKPVTGGNVIKISYEDSDAERAALVVNKIIELYQEKDTENNRSEAIAARQFISEELPEVEAKVAQAEADLRNFKNENQIANLSEETTTLIETSKLVDTQIDQVAAELGDVNARYTSLSSQLGMNVSEAAAISSLNQSVAVQKALTQLQNVKVELASKRNLFGENAPQIISLKEQEAELTALLEQQIRQTLGSQSASSVAQLNILGLGRLKQEQISEFASLGLKKTGLEQKLANLKQTKTDYQQRLSVLPNLEKRQKELERKTKAAQATYQTLLGKLQETQVAEKQNIGTVRVLANAIPPDEPTGPSKKLIVAAGGLLGGLLGIAVAFLLDLKDNSLKNSQEIEEIFGYPLQGVIPDLAKEGSPNLLVGDVVDTLPQLPAGQNDSSHHRHALLPIREAYQILQANLKLLSLSQARKVIAVTSCVPQEGKSHVSANLAIAQNQVGKRILLIDADMRRPSQHKIWSIPNYLGLSNVLKGEAEWQEAIKTIKPGLDILTAGDLPDNPVPLIDSERMKYLIETAALTYDHVIFDTPPITGMADTRILGRMVDGLLMVVRPGVANYGSVSVAKKLIETTGQPIIGVVANGVNLRNEAYGYDYYYYPNYEYDDSYSLNQGK; translated from the coding sequence ATGGAATCTAATTTATATATTGACGAATATCTTGATTTTAAAAAATATTGGCTTGTTTTAAAACGCCGTATTGTTCCAGCCTCGATCACTTGTCTTGGTGTGATGACTCTGTCTTTGGTTACAGCTTTATCCTTAGAACAAGTTTACCAAGCAGAAGGACAAGTCATGATTAAAACTAACAAATCTGCTAAGTTAACAGGTTTAGAAAACGATATTGGTAAAATTGAAGTTCTCACCAATGAAAGCGATCCTTTAACGACAGAAGTAGAAGTTGTCAGCTCTAGACCAATCATTGACCGTGTTATTAAAGAATTAGACCTCAGAAATAAGCAAGATGAATTGTATCGTTACAAAGATTTGATTAATAAACTTGAAATCAAGCCAGTGACAGGCGGTAACGTAATTAAAATTTCCTATGAAGACTCAGATGCCGAAAGAGCAGCTTTAGTAGTTAATAAAATTATTGAGCTTTATCAGGAAAAAGATACTGAAAATAATCGTTCTGAAGCTATTGCTGCACGTCAGTTTATTAGTGAGGAGTTACCTGAAGTAGAAGCTAAAGTTGCTCAAGCGGAAGCAGATTTACGTAATTTTAAAAATGAAAATCAAATTGCTAATTTGTCTGAAGAAACTACGACTTTAATTGAAACGAGTAAGTTAGTTGATACTCAAATCGATCAAGTAGCTGCTGAATTAGGAGATGTGAATGCTAGATATACTAGCTTAAGCAGTCAATTGGGCATGAATGTATCAGAAGCTGCTGCTATCAGTTCTTTAAATCAATCAGTAGCAGTTCAAAAAGCTTTGACTCAATTACAAAATGTCAAAGTGGAACTAGCAAGCAAACGGAATTTATTTGGTGAAAATGCACCGCAGATTATTTCTTTAAAAGAACAAGAAGCGGAACTAACTGCTTTATTAGAACAACAAATTAGGCAAACTTTAGGTAGCCAATCAGCTAGTAGCGTCGCTCAACTAAATATTTTAGGACTTGGCAGACTCAAACAAGAGCAAATTAGTGAATTTGCAAGTTTAGGGCTGAAAAAAACAGGATTAGAACAAAAATTAGCTAATTTAAAACAAACTAAAACAGATTATCAACAAAGGCTTTCAGTTTTACCCAATTTAGAAAAACGACAAAAAGAGTTAGAAAGAAAAACCAAAGCTGCACAAGCAACCTATCAAACTCTGCTCGGCAAACTACAAGAAACTCAAGTAGCCGAAAAACAAAATATCGGAACTGTTAGAGTCTTAGCTAATGCTATTCCTCCCGATGAACCAACTGGCCCGAGTAAAAAACTGATTGTGGCTGCTGGTGGTTTATTAGGAGGATTATTGGGAATAGCGGTAGCTTTCTTATTAGATTTGAAAGACAATTCCCTGAAAAATAGTCAAGAAATTGAAGAAATATTTGGTTATCCGTTGCAGGGGGTCATACCAGATTTAGCAAAAGAGGGTTCACCCAATCTCTTGGTAGGAGACGTAGTTGATACGCTGCCCCAACTACCGGCTGGTCAAAATGATTCTTCTCATCATCGTCATGCCTTATTACCGATTAGGGAAGCTTATCAAATTTTACAGGCAAATCTCAAACTGCTCAGTCTTTCTCAAGCAAGAAAAGTAATTGCTGTTACTAGCTGTGTTCCTCAAGAAGGTAAATCTCATGTTTCTGCTAATCTAGCGATCGCTCAAAATCAAGTAGGAAAAAGAATTTTGCTGATTGACGCTGATATGCGTCGTCCTTCTCAACACAAGATTTGGAGTATTCCTAATTATTTAGGTTTAAGTAATGTTCTCAAAGGGGAAGCAGAGTGGCAAGAAGCAATCAAAACAATCAAACCAGGCTTAGATATCTTAACGGCAGGAGATCTTCCCGATAATCCTGTACCTTTAATTGATTCAGAACGCATGAAATATTTAATTGAGACTGCTGCCCTAACCTACGACCACGTTATTTTCGACACTCCGCCGATTACAGGTATGGCAGATACTAGAATTCTCGGCAGGATGGTAGATGGATTGTTGATGGTAGTTCGTCCTGGAGTAGCTAATTATGGCAGTGTCTCAGTAGCTAAAAAGTTAATCGAAACAACGGGTCAGCCAATTATCGGTGTAGTAGCCAATGGAGTAAATTTACGCAACGAAGCCTACGGTTACGACTATTATTACTATCCCAATTATGAATATGACGATTCTTATTCATTAAATCAGGGAAAATAA
- a CDS encoding sugar transferase — MSLKRLTLNKDIHQLTSNKYHSIPSTLKIFRKLLNPNHQILNNSCLQNYSRAELDLRKPQSLKIGTWQIIHLCRVLVVILLDSLMIFLAVILASQIINPVNNYLPLWLEGENFNFVINTIAINLVILYASKLYGIDRLSRSYSNLFKSVTLAFIVLLLEVHLVHLSISPYFIVLIWVLTTILVIGERFLLNSTIDSIRKNIPELRRNVLLIGNKQDINQAKKILGTHQTFKIVNVIELFSPNHLIESSQLIKAIASHEVDEVLICSWEYLVNPIALVWELNCAGISWRIMSVWLNLPLQWSDISLIEDIPTFRFNAAAIIGVDFWCKRAFDLVVSVLLLFILSGPMLISAILIKLDSPGSVFYKQTRVGLKGKRFQVWKFRTMVENASELQKQLEAKNEVKGGVLFKIKDDPRITKVGRFLRRYSLDELPQLFNVLQGEMSLVGPRPLPVRDVEKFSQHHFFRHEVLPGITGLWQVSGRSNIENSEEVFKLDFAYIKNWSLALDLKILLQTFHVVLTSKGAY, encoded by the coding sequence ATGAGCCTAAAAAGATTGACGTTGAATAAAGATATACATCAACTTACCAGCAATAAGTATCATTCGATACCAAGTACCTTGAAAATATTTAGGAAGCTCTTAAATCCCAATCATCAAATTTTAAATAATTCATGTCTACAAAATTACTCAAGAGCAGAGCTAGACTTAAGAAAACCGCAATCACTTAAGATTGGGACCTGGCAAATTATTCACCTTTGTAGAGTTTTGGTGGTAATTTTGCTGGATAGTTTGATGATCTTTTTAGCAGTTATACTTGCCAGCCAAATAATCAATCCTGTTAACAATTACTTGCCACTTTGGCTAGAAGGTGAAAACTTTAATTTTGTAATTAATACAATTGCAATTAACCTAGTTATTTTGTATGCTTCCAAACTTTATGGAATCGATCGCCTCAGCCGTAGTTATAGTAATTTATTTAAATCAGTAACACTAGCCTTTATCGTTTTATTATTAGAAGTTCATTTAGTTCATTTATCGATATCACCCTATTTCATAGTTTTGATCTGGGTGTTAACCACAATTTTAGTGATTGGCGAAAGATTTTTACTCAACTCAACTATAGATAGTATTAGAAAAAACATTCCAGAATTAAGAAGAAACGTATTATTGATTGGCAACAAACAAGACATTAACCAGGCAAAAAAAATTCTTGGCACTCATCAAACCTTTAAAATCGTCAATGTCATTGAGTTATTTAGCCCTAATCATTTAATCGAATCTAGTCAACTCATAAAAGCGATCGCCAGTCATGAAGTTGATGAAGTATTGATTTGTTCTTGGGAATATTTAGTCAATCCAATTGCCTTAGTATGGGAACTAAACTGTGCAGGAATTAGCTGGAGAATTATGTCTGTATGGCTTAATTTACCTCTGCAATGGTCAGATATTAGTTTAATTGAAGATATTCCTACCTTTAGATTTAATGCAGCAGCCATTATTGGTGTAGACTTTTGGTGCAAACGTGCTTTCGATCTTGTAGTTTCGGTCTTGCTTTTGTTTATTTTAAGTGGACCAATGCTCATCAGTGCGATTTTAATCAAACTCGATTCTCCAGGTTCAGTTTTTTATAAGCAGACTCGAGTAGGTTTAAAAGGTAAACGCTTTCAAGTTTGGAAATTTCGCACCATGGTAGAAAATGCCAGCGAACTACAAAAACAACTAGAAGCCAAAAATGAAGTTAAGGGAGGTGTTTTATTCAAAATCAAAGATGACCCCAGAATTACTAAAGTTGGTAGATTTTTGCGTCGCTACAGCCTTGATGAACTACCGCAACTATTCAATGTGTTGCAAGGAGAGATGAGTTTAGTTGGTCCTCGTCCTCTTCCAGTGAGAGATGTAGAAAAATTTTCTCAACACCACTTTTTTCGACACGAAGTTTTACCTGGAATTACAGGACTTTGGCAAGTTAGTGGTCGTTCTAATATTGAAAATTCTGAAGAAGTGTTTAAGTTAGATTTTGCTTATATCAAAAACTGGTCTCTTGCTCTCGATTTAAAAATATTGCTACAGACTTTCCACGTAGTTTTAACAAGCAAAGGGGCATATTAA